In a single window of the Coregonus clupeaformis isolate EN_2021a chromosome 10, ASM2061545v1, whole genome shotgun sequence genome:
- the LOC121575374 gene encoding alkaline phosphatase-like, translating to MKVTILLICSCLACGGLGKPQFPDQEKDPLFWNTWAQHTLKNALTLQKLNQNTAKNLILFLGDGMGIPTVTAARILKGQLSRQSGEETQLEMDNFPFVALSKTYNTNAQVADSAGTATAFLCGVKANEGTVGVSAAAVRSQCNTTQGNEVTSILRWAKEAGKSVGIVTTTRVNHATPSAAYAHCVDREWYSDGEMPAEAVQAGCKDIARQLFENIPNIDVIMGGGRKYMFPKNQSDVEYPGEKKHFGTRIDGRNLVEEWNNRMKNKKAHYVWNKKELLSLNPNSVDYILGLFEPGDLPYDLERNNERDPSLTEMVEVAIKILRKNPRGFYLLVEGGRIDHGHHDGKAKQALHEAVEMDRAIGHAGLMTSIYDTMTVVTADHSHMFNFGGYTPRGNTIFGLNPMLSDVDQKPFTAILYGNGPGFKVVNGLRENVSTLDYEDNNYHAQSAVPLSMETHGGEDVAVFAKGPMAHLLHGVHEQNYIPHVMAYAACIGQNRDHCMSSSGASSLSAALPSLTALLTLTRLLC from the exons ATGAAGGTGACAATCCTGCTCATCTGCTCCTGCCTAGCCTGCGGAGGCCTGGGGAAGCCACAGTTTCCTG ACCAAGAGAAAGATCCCTTGTTCTGGAACACATGGGCCCAGCATACTTTGAAGAATGCCCTCACACTTCAGAAGCTCAACCAAAACACTGCAAAGAACCTCATCCTCTTCCTTGGTGATG GAATGGGCATTCCCACAGTAACGGCAGCACGAATACTGAAGGGGCAGCTGAGCAGACAGAGTGGGGAAGAGACCCAGCTGGAGATGGACAATTTCCCCTTTGTTGCGCTTTCCAAG ACGTATAACACCAATGCCCAGGTCGCAGACAGCGCAGGTACGGCCACAGCATTCCTCTGTGGGGTGAAGGCCAACGAGGGCACGGTGGGTGTGAGTGCAGCTGCCGTCCGCTCCCAGTGCAACACCACACAGGGCAACGAGGTCACCTCCATCCTCAGATGGGCCAAGGAAGCAG GCAAGTCAGTGGGAATAGTTACAACAACGCGTGTGAACCATGCCACCCCCAGTGCGGCCTACGCCCACTGTGTGGACAGGGAATGGTACTCCGATGGAGAAATGCCTGCTGAGGCAGTACAGGCGGGCTGCAAGGATATCGCCAGGCAGCtttttgagaacattcccaacaTCGAT GTGAttatgggaggagggaggaagtacATGTTCCCCAAAAATCAGTCAGATGTGGAGTATCCTGGAGAGAAGAAACACTTTGGTACCCGCATCGATGGAAGGAACTTGGTGGAGGAGTGGAATAACAGAATGAAAAACAAG AAAGCCCACTATGTATGGAACAAGAAGGAACTTTTATCGCTAAATCCTAATAGTGTGGATTACATTTTGG GTCTGTTTGAGCCGGGAGATCTTCCCTACGACCTGGAGAGAAACAATGAGAGAGATCCTTCCCTGACAGAGATGGTGGAGGTGGCCATCAAGATCCTGAGGAAAAACCCCAGGGGATTCTACCTGCTGGTGGAGG GGGGGCGCATTGACCACGGACATCATGACGGTAAAGCCAAGCAGGCCCTGCATGAGGCAGTGGAGATGGACCGGGCCATTGGCCACGCCGGCCTCATGACCAGCATATATGACACAATGACTGTCGTCACTGCTGACCACTCTCACATGTTCAACTTCGGAGGCTACACGCCAAGGGGGAACACAATATTTG GACTGAATCCCATGTTGAGTGATGTGGACCAGAAGCCCTTCACCGCCATCTTATATGGGAACGGACCAGGGTTCAAAGTAGTCAACGGTCTGAGAGAGAATGTCTCCACCCTTGACTACG AGGACAATAACTACCATGCCCAGTCTGCAGTGCCGCTGAGTATGGAGACTCATGGAGGAGAGGATGTGGCTGTGTTTGCTAAGGGCCCCATGGCTCACCTGCTGCACGGTGTCCACGAGCAGAACTACATTCCCCATGTCATGGCCTATGCTGCCTGCATCGGCCAGAATAGAGACCACTGCATGTCATCCAGTGGAGCCTCTAGTCTCAGCGCTGCTCTGCCCAGCCTGACAGCTCTTCTCACACTCACCCGCCTCCTCTGCTGA
- the LOC121574634 gene encoding guanylin-like, which produces MVFVLISCILWGGSLSVEIRDGEQSYPPETVKAFKGLMDADARVNPWLVNTSMVSVCNNPVLPQALYPLCHGKGAAMVFSRLADAITPPDPCEICVHPACFGCKTARLPPRP; this is translated from the exons ATGG TGTTTGTGTTGATCTCCTGTATCCTGTGGGGGGGATCACTAAGTGTGGAGATTAGG GATGGAGAGCAGAGCTATCCCCCAGAGACTGTGAAAGCTTTTAAGGGGCTGATGGACGCAGATGCCCGGGTTAACCCGTGGCTGGTCAACACCAGCATGGTCTCTGTCTGTAACAACCCTGTCCTGCCACAGGCCTTATATCCACTGTGCCATGGCAAAGGGGCTGCCATGGTCTTCTCCAGGCTAG CGGATGCCATCACGCCTCCAGATCCTTGTGAAATATGTGTCCACCCCGCCTGCTTTGGGTGTAAGACTGCCAGACTGCCACCAAGACCGTAA